Proteins from a genomic interval of Musa acuminata AAA Group cultivar baxijiao chromosome BXJ1-9, Cavendish_Baxijiao_AAA, whole genome shotgun sequence:
- the LOC135593610 gene encoding transcription factor bHLH48-like isoform X1 has product MGSAKGSPVRPSSGVLLASDGSFSALLGLPSDQAVNLLHRLPDPNAVASSGEMRRLCLPPRPKAELLDSAGLRLIAQRSAKRKEGEKRRGESPAKKSKRRSEEGTACGKKLPCVHVRARRGQATDSHSLAERARREKINARMKVLRELVPGCSKISGTTLLLDEIISHIKSLQCLIELLSMRLAAANSRISFSGPDSSSSVDCGWLTVNNERSRRVGMEPIEWSSYGGRRQPQQHIWHINLVHPQQTSRASEGETPTTPIMGPYSSSAINLLLVTAALLFQLFMSQTKLKDYSTLDKGLVRR; this is encoded by the exons ATGGGATCCGCGAAGGGGAGCCCCGTGCGTCCGAGCTCGGGCGTGCTGCTGGCCTCCGACGGCTCCTTCAGTGCCCTCCTCGGTCTTCCGTCCGACCAGGCCGTGAATCTCCTTCACCGGCTGCCGGATCCCAACGCCGTCGCTTCCAGTGGCGAGATGCGGCGTCTCTGCCTCCCGCCGAGGCCTAAGGCGGAGCTGCTGGACTCGGCCGGTCTCCGGCTGATCGCGCAGCGGTCGGCGAAGAGGAAGGAAGGCGAAAAGCGCAGGGGGGAATCTCCAGCAAAAAAGAGCAAAAGGCGCTCAGAAGAGGGGACTGCGTGCGGTAAGAAGCTCCCTTGCGTTCACGTCCGCGCTCGCCGAGGCCAAGCCACTGATAGCCACAGCTTAGCGGAGAGA GCAAGGAGGGAGAAAATAAATGCTAGGATGAAAGTTCTCCGAGAACTGGTCCCTGGATGCAGCAAG ATATCAGGTACAACTTTATTGTTGGATGAAATCATCAGTCACATAAAATCTCTCCAATGTCTGATTGAG TTATTGTCAATGAGACTAGCAGCAGCGAACTCAAGGATCAGCTTCAGTGGCCCTGATAGCTCCTCATCAGTGGAT TGTGGGTGGCTAACAGTCAATAATGAGAGGAGTAGGAGGGTCGGAATGGAACCGATAGAATGGTCATCATATGGAGGAAGGAGGCAGCCACAACAGCATATCTGGCACATCAATTTAGTGCACCCCCAACAAACATCAAGAGCCTCTGAAGGGGAGACACCCACTACACCGATCATGGGACCTTACTCTTCCAGTGCCATCAATTTGCTTCTGGTAACTGCTGCCCTCCTGTTTCAGCTTTTTATGTCACAAACCAAATTGAAAGATTACAGTACACTAGATAAGGGGTTGGTACGACGTTGA
- the LOC135593610 gene encoding transcription factor bHLH48-like isoform X2, which produces MGSAKGSPVRPSSGVLLASDGSFSALLGLPSDQAVNLLHRLPDPNAVASSGEMRRLCLPPRPKAELLDSAGLRLIAQRSAKRKEGEKRRGESPAKKSKRRSEEGTACGKKLPCVHVRARRGQATDSHSLAERARREKINARMKVLRELVPGCSKISGTTLLLDEIISHIKSLQCLIELLSMRLAAANSRISFSGPDSSSSVDCGWLTVNNERSRRVGMEPIEWSSYGGRRQPQQHIWHINLVHPQQTSRASEGETPTTPIMGPYSSSAINLLL; this is translated from the exons ATGGGATCCGCGAAGGGGAGCCCCGTGCGTCCGAGCTCGGGCGTGCTGCTGGCCTCCGACGGCTCCTTCAGTGCCCTCCTCGGTCTTCCGTCCGACCAGGCCGTGAATCTCCTTCACCGGCTGCCGGATCCCAACGCCGTCGCTTCCAGTGGCGAGATGCGGCGTCTCTGCCTCCCGCCGAGGCCTAAGGCGGAGCTGCTGGACTCGGCCGGTCTCCGGCTGATCGCGCAGCGGTCGGCGAAGAGGAAGGAAGGCGAAAAGCGCAGGGGGGAATCTCCAGCAAAAAAGAGCAAAAGGCGCTCAGAAGAGGGGACTGCGTGCGGTAAGAAGCTCCCTTGCGTTCACGTCCGCGCTCGCCGAGGCCAAGCCACTGATAGCCACAGCTTAGCGGAGAGA GCAAGGAGGGAGAAAATAAATGCTAGGATGAAAGTTCTCCGAGAACTGGTCCCTGGATGCAGCAAG ATATCAGGTACAACTTTATTGTTGGATGAAATCATCAGTCACATAAAATCTCTCCAATGTCTGATTGAG TTATTGTCAATGAGACTAGCAGCAGCGAACTCAAGGATCAGCTTCAGTGGCCCTGATAGCTCCTCATCAGTGGAT TGTGGGTGGCTAACAGTCAATAATGAGAGGAGTAGGAGGGTCGGAATGGAACCGATAGAATGGTCATCATATGGAGGAAGGAGGCAGCCACAACAGCATATCTGGCACATCAATTTAGTGCACCCCCAACAAACATCAAGAGCCTCTGAAGGGGAGACACCCACTACACCGATCATGGGACCTTACTCTTCCAGTGCCATCAATTTGCTTCTG
- the LOC103998666 gene encoding rhodanese-like domain-containing protein 9, chloroplastic isoform X2, producing the protein MVVLGFSTTLALGDRGAWAACRVNRFATSSVRLCRKRSAVIRAEVRFVNGDEAKKLVTEEGFTVLDVRDRIQYERARITSCCHVPLFVENQDNDFGTIIKRTVHNNFSGLFFGLAFTKPNPDFVQSVKQQFPADSKLLVVCQEGLRSAAAANTLEKQGFENVACLTSGLQSVKPGTFDSVGSTELQDAGKAGLVTIQGKISAVLGTVLICAFLFITFFPEQAEKLLQMSPAS; encoded by the exons ATGGTGGTCCTTGGATTCTCCACCACTTTGGCCCTCGG TGACAGAGGAGCTTGGGCGGCTTGCAGAGTCAACCGCTTTGCTACCTCAAGTGTCAGGTTGTGCCGCAAGAGGTCTGCAGTGATCAGAGCTGAAGTGAGATTCGTGAACGGCGACGAGGCGAAGAAGCTTGTTACAGAGGAAGGATTCACGGTTCTGGATGTTCGAGACAGAATTCAATACGAGCGAGCTCGCATCACCTCATGTTGCCATGTACCACTCTTTGTGGAGAACCAGGACAACGACTTTG GCACCATCATCAAGAGGACAGTGCACAACAACTTTTCCGGCTTGTTCTTTGGGTTAGCGTTCACTAAACCCAACCCTGACTTTGTGCAATCAGTAAAGCAGCAGTTTCCCGCGGACAGCAAGTTGCTGGTGGTATGCCAGGAAGGGTTGAG GTCTGCTGCAGCAGCTAATACcctagaaaaacaaggctttgagAATGTAGCATGCCTCACCTCTGGTCTTCAGTCAGTAAAACCAG GAACCTTTGATTCTGTTGGTTCCACTGAACTGCAAGATGCAGGCAAGGCTGGTCTTGTGACTATCCAAGGGAAGATTTCTGCTGTTCTTGGGACTGTGCTAATCT GTGCCTTTCTTTTTATTACATTCTTCCCTGAACAAGCGGAGAAGTTGCTTCAGATGAGCCCTGCAAGCTAG
- the LOC103998667 gene encoding large ribosomal subunit protein eL6: MIRSVSFAILLRWPFEGSTVLRISLPLLALAMAPTKKERTASRNPSLVRGIGKFSRSKMYHKRGIWAIKAKHGGSFPRHEPKPASAPTAAVKPPKFYPADDVKTPIPNRRKPKPAKLRASITPGTVLILLAGRFMGKRVVFLKQLPSGLLLVTGPFKINGVPLRRVNQAYVIATSTKVDISGVNVDKFDDKYFTKEKKKTTKKGEGEFFETDKEETKALPQEKKDDQKAVDSQLIKSIEAVEDLKVYLGARFSLRSGMKPHELKF, from the exons ATGATCCGCTCCGTGTCTTTCGCGATCCTCCTCCGCTGGCCATTTGAAGGCTCTACCGTCCTCCGCATCTCTCTCCCCCTCCTTGCTCTCGCCATGGCGCCGACAAAGAAAGAGAGGACCGCGAGCCGGAACCCTAGCCTGGTCCGAGGCATCGGGAAGTTCTCGAGGTCGAAGATGTACCACAAGCGGGGGATCTGGGCCATCAAGGCCAAGCACGGCGGCTCCTTTCCCCGCCACGAACCTaagcccgcgtcggccccgacgGCAGCGGTCAAGCCACCCAAGTTCTACCCCGCCGACGACGTCAAGACCCCCATCCCCAATCGCCGCAAGCCCAAGCCCGCCAAGCTCAG GGCGAGCATCACCCCGGGAACCGTTCTGATCCTTCTTGCTGGGAGGTTCATGGGAAAGAGGGTTGTCTTCCTGAAGCAGCTACCTTCCGGACTTCTTTTGGTTACTG GACCTTTCAAGATTAATGGAGTACCTCTAAGACGAGTAAATCAGGCTTATGTTATTGCAACATCCACCAAGGTCGATATATCAGGAGTCAATGTGGACAAGTTTGATGACAAGTACTTCACCAAGGAGAAAAAGAAGACGACCAAGAAAGGGGAAGGTGAATTTTTCGAGACTGATAAAGAG GAAACCAAGGCACTCCCCCAGGAGAAGAAGGATGACCAGAAGGCCGTGGATAGCCAGTTGATAAAATCCATTGAAGCAGTGGAAGATTTGAAGGTCTACTTAGGTGCAAGATTTTCGCTTAGGTCGGGAATGAAACCTCATGAGCTCAAATTCTAG
- the LOC135584748 gene encoding SURP and G-patch domain-containing protein 1-like protein isoform X1 — translation MEKGDGSGLFVNDGSFMERFKQLQQEKAAAAASNQSKSGSLAGPSIDLMPSVIVSKRPLDVKVNDTKKGSTMASGGKLAFSLKQKAKVATMPVKFVADEEEETEEAEAVSGDEPVKRQKLSQGDSIHTSSEQQDVAPSPPSDPAVKKVADKLASFVAKNGRQFEHVIRQRNPGDTPFKFLFDSSCSDYKYYEYRLFEEEKYLARSNESTTSNSARGSTSTSRALSGPQRGTIQRNSNYQTPASALYGSYEASGSSGRSSSYGESSEPPAADPIAMMEFYMKKAAQEERMKQPKQSKDEMPPPASLQAPIKKGHHMGDFIPPDELEKFLSSCNDVAAQKAAREAAEKAKIQADNIGHKLLSKMGWREGEGLGSDKRGRADPVMAGEVKKDNLGVGAQKSGEVNPDDDIYEQYKKRMMLGYRYRPNPLNNPRKAYY, via the exons ATGGAAAAAGGAGATGGTTCAGGTCTGTTTGTGAATGATGGATCGTTCATGGAGAGGTTCAAGCAACTCCAGCAAGAaaaggcggcagcggcagcatctAATCAATCTAAATCTGGCAGTTTGGCCGGCCCTTCCATTGATCTGATGCCTTCTGTTATAGTTAGCAAAAGGCCACTCGATGTTAAGGTGAATGATACAAAGAAGGGCAGCACAATGGCCTCTGGTGGGAAGCTTGCCTTCAGTTTGAAGCAGAAGGCAAAGGTTGCCACGATGCCGGTTAAGTTTGTGGCTGATGAAGAGGAAGAAACTGAAGAAGCAGAAGCTGTATCTGGAGATGAACCGGTTAAGCGCCAGAAGTTGAGTCAGGGAGATAGCATTCATACCTCCTCGGAACAGCAGGATGTTG CTCCATCCCCTCCAAGTGATCCAGCAGTCAAGAAAGTCGCAGATAAGTTAGCAAGTTTTGTGGCAAAGAATGGAAGACAGTTTGAGCATGTCATACGCCAAAGGAATCCTGGAGATACACCTTTCAA GTTTTTGTTTGATTCAAGTTGTTCAGACTATAAATACTACGAGTATCGGCTCTTTGAAGAGGAAAAATATCTTGCACGATCTAATGAGTCTACGACATCCAATTCTG CCAGAGGAAGCACTTCAACTTCTAGAGCATTGAGTGGACCTCAAAGGGGCACTATCCAACGGAATTCTAATTACCAAACTCCTGCTTCGGCTTTGTATGGATCTTATGAGGCATCTGGCTCTTCTGGAAGATCCTCTAGTTATG GTGAATCCAGTGAGCCTCCAGCTGCAGATCCTATTGCAATGATGGAGTTCTACATGAAGAAGGCTGCACAGGAAGAGAGAATGAAGCAACCAAAGCAGTCAAAGGATGAAATGCCACCACCTGCTTCTCTTCAAG CTCCCATCAAAAAGGGTCATCACATGGGTGATTTCATTCCACCAGACGAGTTGGAGAAGTTTctgtcatcttgtaatgatgtagCTGCACAGAAAGCAGCTAGAGAGGCTGCAGAGAAAGCTAAAATCCAGGCTGACAACATTGGGCACAAACTTCTGTCCAAAATGGGTTGGAGAGAAG GTGAGGGACTTGGCAGTGACAAACGTGGACGAGCAGATCCAGTGATGGCAGGAGAAGTGAAGAAGGACAATCTAGgtgttggtgcacaaaaatctggTGAGGTGAACCCTGATGATGATATTTATGAGCAGTATAAGAAAAGGATGATGCTTGGTTATCGGTATAGACCAAACCCCCTG AACAACCCAAGGAAAGCATATTATTGA
- the LOC135594358 gene encoding squamosa promoter-binding-like protein 17 isoform X1, with the protein METSASSLQSVSGACGSSDSFHGLKFARNGGGGGGGGASFLEASVYLAPMAAAAPPRKGKGVVQRGQPPPPPPRCQVEGCNVDLTGVKAYYCRHKVCGMHSKSPKVVVAGIEQRFCQQCSRFHQLHEFDQGKRSCRRRLACHNKRRRKPPPGTLSSAFHAEDSNGFRGFLVDFTHPKLPALARDVWQIGQAGDQALSIQYQCGFGTPSTRGVILMQDPGTEPIFSTPGTLDLAAGSDSSCALSLLSQPWDSTSKVNHQAISSEGIPIAEPTSKNDCMDSSWGFKGLEGSSSSTSFDARPRQVGQPENSHFSGELELAFLKRQCMGLDPSRRYQHLDDAIHWSL; encoded by the exons ATGGAAACGAGTGCAAGCTCCTTGCAGTCTGTTTCGGGGGCCTGCGGCTCCAGCGACTCCTTCCATGGGCTCAAGTTTGCGAgaaatggtggtggtggtggtggtggtggagcgaGCTTCTTGGAGGCCTCAGTCTATTTGGCGCCCATGGCGGCCGCAGCTCCGCCGAGGAAGGGGAAGGGGGTAGTGCAGCGAGggcagccaccgccgccgccgcccaggTGCCAGGTCGAAGGGTGCAATGTGGATCTCACAGGCGTCAAGGCTTACTACTGCAGGCACAAGGTGTGTGGGATGCACTCCAAGTCCCCCAAAGTAGTTGTGGCAGGGATAGAACAGCGCTTCTGTCAGCAGTGTAGCAG GTTCCACCAATTACATGAATTCGACCAAGGGAAACGCAGTTGCCGCAGACGCCTGGCGTGCCACAACAAGCGGCGAAGAAAGCCACCTCCTGGAACTCTGTCATCAGCTTTCCATG CAGAAGATAGCAATGGATTTAGAGGATTTCTTGTGGACTTTACTCACCCTAAATTACCTGCGCTAGCGCGAGATGTATGGCAAATTGGTCAAGCTGGTGATCAGGCACTGAGCATTCAGTATCAATGCGGCTTCGGAACTCCATCAACTAGAGGAGTAATACTCATGCAGGATCCTGGGACTGAACCCATATTCTCAACACCGGGAACTCTAGATCTTGCAGCAGGTTCAGACTCTAGctgtgctctctctcttctgtctcAGCCATGGGATAGCACCAGTAAGGTAAACCACCAAGCTATTTCCTCTGAAGGAATACCAATTGCAGAACCTACAAGTAAGAATGACTGCATGGATAGTTCATGGGGGTTTAAAGGTCTtgaaggcagcagcagcagcacctccTTTGATGCAAGACCAAGACAAGTTGGACAACCTGAAAACAGTCATTTCTCTGGTGAGCTTGAGCTAGCCTTTCTAAAGAGGCAATGCATGGGCCTTGATCCCAGTAGGAGATATCAGCATTTGGATGATGCGATCCACTGGTCTCTTTAG
- the LOC135584748 gene encoding SURP and G-patch domain-containing protein 1-like protein isoform X2, with protein sequence MEKGDGSGLFVNDGSFMERFKQLQQEKAAAAASNQSKSGSLAGPSIDLMPSVIVSKRPLDVKVNDTKKGSTMASGGKLAFSLKQKAKVATMPVKFVADEEEETEEAEAVSGDEPVKRQKLSQGDSIHTSSEQQDVAPSPPSDPAVKKVADKLASFVAKNGRQFEHVIRQRNPGDTPFKFLFDSSCSDYKYYEYRLFEEEKYLARSNESTTSNSARGSTSTSRALSGPQRGTIQRNSNYQTPASALYGSYEASGSSGRSSSESSEPPAADPIAMMEFYMKKAAQEERMKQPKQSKDEMPPPASLQAPIKKGHHMGDFIPPDELEKFLSSCNDVAAQKAAREAAEKAKIQADNIGHKLLSKMGWREGEGLGSDKRGRADPVMAGEVKKDNLGVGAQKSGEVNPDDDIYEQYKKRMMLGYRYRPNPLNNPRKAYY encoded by the exons ATGGAAAAAGGAGATGGTTCAGGTCTGTTTGTGAATGATGGATCGTTCATGGAGAGGTTCAAGCAACTCCAGCAAGAaaaggcggcagcggcagcatctAATCAATCTAAATCTGGCAGTTTGGCCGGCCCTTCCATTGATCTGATGCCTTCTGTTATAGTTAGCAAAAGGCCACTCGATGTTAAGGTGAATGATACAAAGAAGGGCAGCACAATGGCCTCTGGTGGGAAGCTTGCCTTCAGTTTGAAGCAGAAGGCAAAGGTTGCCACGATGCCGGTTAAGTTTGTGGCTGATGAAGAGGAAGAAACTGAAGAAGCAGAAGCTGTATCTGGAGATGAACCGGTTAAGCGCCAGAAGTTGAGTCAGGGAGATAGCATTCATACCTCCTCGGAACAGCAGGATGTTG CTCCATCCCCTCCAAGTGATCCAGCAGTCAAGAAAGTCGCAGATAAGTTAGCAAGTTTTGTGGCAAAGAATGGAAGACAGTTTGAGCATGTCATACGCCAAAGGAATCCTGGAGATACACCTTTCAA GTTTTTGTTTGATTCAAGTTGTTCAGACTATAAATACTACGAGTATCGGCTCTTTGAAGAGGAAAAATATCTTGCACGATCTAATGAGTCTACGACATCCAATTCTG CCAGAGGAAGCACTTCAACTTCTAGAGCATTGAGTGGACCTCAAAGGGGCACTATCCAACGGAATTCTAATTACCAAACTCCTGCTTCGGCTTTGTATGGATCTTATGAGGCATCTGGCTCTTCTGGAAGATCCTCTA GTGAATCCAGTGAGCCTCCAGCTGCAGATCCTATTGCAATGATGGAGTTCTACATGAAGAAGGCTGCACAGGAAGAGAGAATGAAGCAACCAAAGCAGTCAAAGGATGAAATGCCACCACCTGCTTCTCTTCAAG CTCCCATCAAAAAGGGTCATCACATGGGTGATTTCATTCCACCAGACGAGTTGGAGAAGTTTctgtcatcttgtaatgatgtagCTGCACAGAAAGCAGCTAGAGAGGCTGCAGAGAAAGCTAAAATCCAGGCTGACAACATTGGGCACAAACTTCTGTCCAAAATGGGTTGGAGAGAAG GTGAGGGACTTGGCAGTGACAAACGTGGACGAGCAGATCCAGTGATGGCAGGAGAAGTGAAGAAGGACAATCTAGgtgttggtgcacaaaaatctggTGAGGTGAACCCTGATGATGATATTTATGAGCAGTATAAGAAAAGGATGATGCTTGGTTATCGGTATAGACCAAACCCCCTG AACAACCCAAGGAAAGCATATTATTGA
- the LOC103998666 gene encoding rhodanese-like domain-containing protein 9, chloroplastic isoform X1, which yields MVVLGFSTTLALGCPLSSILSSYDRGAWAACRVNRFATSSVRLCRKRSAVIRAEVRFVNGDEAKKLVTEEGFTVLDVRDRIQYERARITSCCHVPLFVENQDNDFGTIIKRTVHNNFSGLFFGLAFTKPNPDFVQSVKQQFPADSKLLVVCQEGLRSAAAANTLEKQGFENVACLTSGLQSVKPGTFDSVGSTELQDAGKAGLVTIQGKISAVLGTVLICAFLFITFFPEQAEKLLQMSPAS from the exons ATGGTGGTCCTTGGATTCTCCACCACTTTGGCCCTCGGGTGTCCCTTGAGCTCCATCTTGTCCTCTTA TGACAGAGGAGCTTGGGCGGCTTGCAGAGTCAACCGCTTTGCTACCTCAAGTGTCAGGTTGTGCCGCAAGAGGTCTGCAGTGATCAGAGCTGAAGTGAGATTCGTGAACGGCGACGAGGCGAAGAAGCTTGTTACAGAGGAAGGATTCACGGTTCTGGATGTTCGAGACAGAATTCAATACGAGCGAGCTCGCATCACCTCATGTTGCCATGTACCACTCTTTGTGGAGAACCAGGACAACGACTTTG GCACCATCATCAAGAGGACAGTGCACAACAACTTTTCCGGCTTGTTCTTTGGGTTAGCGTTCACTAAACCCAACCCTGACTTTGTGCAATCAGTAAAGCAGCAGTTTCCCGCGGACAGCAAGTTGCTGGTGGTATGCCAGGAAGGGTTGAG GTCTGCTGCAGCAGCTAATACcctagaaaaacaaggctttgagAATGTAGCATGCCTCACCTCTGGTCTTCAGTCAGTAAAACCAG GAACCTTTGATTCTGTTGGTTCCACTGAACTGCAAGATGCAGGCAAGGCTGGTCTTGTGACTATCCAAGGGAAGATTTCTGCTGTTCTTGGGACTGTGCTAATCT GTGCCTTTCTTTTTATTACATTCTTCCCTGAACAAGCGGAGAAGTTGCTTCAGATGAGCCCTGCAAGCTAG
- the LOC135594358 gene encoding squamosa promoter-binding-like protein 17 isoform X2 has product METSASSLQSVSGACGSSDSFHGLKFARNGGGGGGGGASFLEASVYLAPMAAAAPPRKGKGVVQRGQPPPPPPRCQVEGCNVDLTGVKAYYCRHKVCGMHSKSPKVVVAGIEQRFCQQCSRFHQLHEFDQGKRSCRRRLACHNKRRRKPPPGTLSSAFHEDSNGFRGFLVDFTHPKLPALARDVWQIGQAGDQALSIQYQCGFGTPSTRGVILMQDPGTEPIFSTPGTLDLAAGSDSSCALSLLSQPWDSTSKVNHQAISSEGIPIAEPTSKNDCMDSSWGFKGLEGSSSSTSFDARPRQVGQPENSHFSGELELAFLKRQCMGLDPSRRYQHLDDAIHWSL; this is encoded by the exons ATGGAAACGAGTGCAAGCTCCTTGCAGTCTGTTTCGGGGGCCTGCGGCTCCAGCGACTCCTTCCATGGGCTCAAGTTTGCGAgaaatggtggtggtggtggtggtggtggagcgaGCTTCTTGGAGGCCTCAGTCTATTTGGCGCCCATGGCGGCCGCAGCTCCGCCGAGGAAGGGGAAGGGGGTAGTGCAGCGAGggcagccaccgccgccgccgcccaggTGCCAGGTCGAAGGGTGCAATGTGGATCTCACAGGCGTCAAGGCTTACTACTGCAGGCACAAGGTGTGTGGGATGCACTCCAAGTCCCCCAAAGTAGTTGTGGCAGGGATAGAACAGCGCTTCTGTCAGCAGTGTAGCAG GTTCCACCAATTACATGAATTCGACCAAGGGAAACGCAGTTGCCGCAGACGCCTGGCGTGCCACAACAAGCGGCGAAGAAAGCCACCTCCTGGAACTCTGTCATCAGCTTTCCATG AAGATAGCAATGGATTTAGAGGATTTCTTGTGGACTTTACTCACCCTAAATTACCTGCGCTAGCGCGAGATGTATGGCAAATTGGTCAAGCTGGTGATCAGGCACTGAGCATTCAGTATCAATGCGGCTTCGGAACTCCATCAACTAGAGGAGTAATACTCATGCAGGATCCTGGGACTGAACCCATATTCTCAACACCGGGAACTCTAGATCTTGCAGCAGGTTCAGACTCTAGctgtgctctctctcttctgtctcAGCCATGGGATAGCACCAGTAAGGTAAACCACCAAGCTATTTCCTCTGAAGGAATACCAATTGCAGAACCTACAAGTAAGAATGACTGCATGGATAGTTCATGGGGGTTTAAAGGTCTtgaaggcagcagcagcagcacctccTTTGATGCAAGACCAAGACAAGTTGGACAACCTGAAAACAGTCATTTCTCTGGTGAGCTTGAGCTAGCCTTTCTAAAGAGGCAATGCATGGGCCTTGATCCCAGTAGGAGATATCAGCATTTGGATGATGCGATCCACTGGTCTCTTTAG
- the LOC135594128 gene encoding uncharacterized protein LOC135594128, which yields MAYHHHHLNYLHSSYDFSTKTNSSTLKFKAFLRSYLVPHIRHVLQALTNAKSMVVELVNRRSTRTGIYRIKRRRRSKKELFSSIKPYLHRPSSHITPIPDPPETEEFDVSQCLYYDSTWNSMISTDDMGCDMDPPASEHLHWLDEKTAEASTGDDDDGCGGNEIDRLAEKFIASCYEKFRLEKQESYRRYQEMLARSM from the coding sequence ATGGcttaccaccaccaccatctgAACTACCTGCACTCTTCCTATGATTTCTCTACGAAAACAAACTCATCCACCCTCAAATTCAAAGCCTTTCTCCGATCCTACCTCGTTCCACACATCCGGCATGTCCTCCAAGCCCTCACCAACGCCAAGTCCATGGTGGTGGAGCTCGTCAACAGGAGGAGCACCCGCACCGGCATCTACAGGATCAAGCGGAGGAGGAGAAGCAAGAAGGAACTCTTCAGCTCCATCAAGCCATACCTCCACCGGCCCTCGTCGCACATCACTCCCATCCCAGATCCGCCGGAGACAGAGGAGTTCGACGTCAGTCAGTGTCTGTACTACGACTCTACCTGGAATTCGATGATCTCCACGGATGACATGGGCTGCGACATGGACCCGCCGGCTTCTGAGCACCTCCACTGGCTTGACGAGAAGACTGCCGAAGCCTCCACAGGAGATGATGACGATGGCTGTGGCGGAAATGAGATCGACCGACTGGCAGAGAAGTTCATAGCAAGCTGCTATGAGAAGTTTAGGCTGGAGAAGCAGGAGTCTTATAGGAGGTACCAAGAAATGCTTGCAAGAAGCATGTGA